TGCTTGATTGCCAATCATCAGTGAACCGTAAAATGAAAGGCAGAAATTCCTTAATATATTGGCCCATATGAGGAAACCGAATGTGGCTAAAAATCCATTGAAATGCAGAACAAGCTCCAGGATAAAGCTTCCAATCTTCTAATAATAAGGTTTGTAATCTCTTAATGCtcctttttaaaatagtatCTTCATTCATCATGAAAAAGGCCTGAATAGATTCACCTGAGGTAATTTGCTCAAGTAAATATAGCGAATGACGTACATGCTCTTCCGTAACCCATGGATCAGTAGGATTCAAGTTTTCAGCACAAAGGCAAATTATATCTGAGAGTACAAGATGATTGGATAGATCGATAGTTGTATCATATTGCAGCTCCTTTAAAACGTTTCGTGAGTGTATTAAATGATccttaaaatcatttaatatataaggaCGCTCCTCTTCAAGAATCACCTTTCCAAGAATGCCCTTCACAGTCATATTgattatatccatttttttgggagaaaatatTGTGACAATGTTAACctaacactattttttttcgaGTAAATAAGACTTTTTGTCAATTTGAGCCTCCATGCGTAGGAAACGTACTTCTAGAGTCTTGAATTCCTCAGCAATTTTTGCCCAATCTTGGTTAATTAACCAAAACTTATTATTACGATTTCTACGAATATTTTCGTGCAATTCGatctagaataaataaaacatacaataaTAAAGTTCATACCCATAGGCAAAAAATGGGATATGGTTTACAATTATGCACATACTTCATACACACTCTTTCTATCtaaaaattggagacagcgaaaGCGggaagttgaaattcaattctcgcaaaattttaatactaaggAGATGACTTCGTTAAGTTAATTATATACATGAGTAGGAGGAGTTATAACAGTTATTAGTAAGATGTTATCTCCTCCAGTTTCATCTTTCAGTCCACGGATCAATTTCGAGTCCTTGGAGGAGATCACATCAGtgaagttatttccttttttattgaaaggttGCGAGGATTAAACCTCAACTTTCCGCTTACTCtctctccaattttgagatagaaagagaaaatatgaggAGGGGGGAAATTTTTTAACTCATAcaaattttttgtagtaaaatattgaaataattaccaattttttaaagtcttgaACAAATGTCTCTTGATACTTTTGAGGTAAAGGGAGGGAACTTGAACTCTTCTTATCCTGATTTAATGTTGTAGTAAATGATTGCAAATCCCTCAAAATCCAAGGATCCAAGTAGTTTTTGAGATTGTCTTCAAGAGTTTTCAAGGTAGAGACGTCTTCAAGTATGGGCAATTGATCCAATGAATTCACTTCATCCGTTAATCTTGATATTTCATCCTGTGCCTTAGTAATATCAGAGAGAGCAGTGAACCAGTCCATCTCATCATCCAACTACTACGGCTactgataataatatttattatttgatttgattttggTTTTCAACtaacaacaataacaaacaaaaacgcGTTCAAATAACAGCTGAAATTtgttaacaaaagaaaatgttcAACGCAACCTCTAATTGGAGTAAAATATATGCCTTAAGgatcttatattaatatattatttcataattcaatttgtttttcccTAAAGAAAAggttattcgttcaaattttatagcttacaaaaaaaactatacaatttaaaaatgaaaagataatatttggtatttattgaaataaaaaaacattcagtcaaataagcaaaataaaaaaatatatacaaggtttgttaaaaaagtaaggtgattttctatttttagaaaaaaagtattaatttatttattagtatttatgttGTTCTCTTCAAAGTTATTCCCCacagatacaatacacttgttCCAAGGCTTTTTCGAATCTTCGAAGCACTTTTCGTAATAGCATTGAGCTGTTCTAGTGATGCTGCCTTTTCTCCTCAATAGTTTCAAATCTACGACCTTTCATTGGTCTCTTTAGTTTTGGGAgcaagaaaaagtcacatggggTCAAATTaggtgaatatggtggctggGGCATGAGATGactgtgttgttgtttttgaccaaaaatatatCAGAAGTAAAGACGATTGAAGatacaaaatccatgaattgtttttccaaCATTCTGGACGTTTTCTTCGTATTTCTCCTCTCAAGCGGTGTAAAACTTCAATATAATACTCTTTATTGACCGTACAATCGTATGGTAAGAACTCCTGATGCACTATGTCACGGTAGTCGAAAAAAACAGTGACCAAATTGCCCAAAAGTGAGGCTCATAATTGGCATTCTCCCGGCCATCATGGAAGAATGTGCaccacttgtaaacatttttttactcagaacagtttcaccatATGCCATTGTcaatatttcaagtgttttggagcacatcatttcctttttaaacaaaatctgatgcaaattctttgatccatgtttttaaatagcaaaaaattgcaGAACTCGCAAAATACTTCTTTCCTTTATGCCTCTCAAAAaccaaataaacatattatatagctcaaacagtaaatatatgttcgtggaGAGTAtactaagataaaaaaatattaaaaacgaaCATACTGGATGTACATTCCtggcgaaatttgaaaagttaccttactttttgaacacacctcgtatatatatatatatatatatagtcgcATCCTACTTGATCTTGACCTTGGTACATCCATCTTTCTAATGTTGATGATAATGTTAACGTGGACTCAAAAGTTCTTAGCAATATCTATAAATCTCTTTCTGGCACTAATCTGTGCATAAATTTTTGACCATAGTTTTCCTATTTTGCGCTCCAAAAATCCTGTGAACGCTTCAGATGACCTCTGATAGGAGGTGGAACACACACTGATTTAATCAGTTCgcatgtatttaatttatagtatttcCAAAAATAGCCATTCATAAacctttataatttaataaacatattataaggctattattaatgtatgtacCAAATAgctatacttaaaaaaaaaattatcaagtagGTATAACTATGCTGAAAcctgttatgtatttatatttttaaccttttaattattagaatCACAAGAATTTTTCTTATCTATAACATGAATACTAgcaatgtatatgtatatttgattaataataaaaatatttagttgagTTATCTTCGAAGTCCAatgataaatatgatttttggagTGAATGacacatttacaaaatatataatgcctcgacataaaaacaagtttaaacataaatcaaaaaatgtaaaaaattacaattttttcttcttcatataatcatatattcaaGCAAATGTTTAAGGGGCATATTAGATTCAATAATAGGCATTGtaatcaaatttgtgggatgagtacAGATACCCAAGAGTTTTAGCAATagtttaaatctttatttgatatatataatacttaatttggcCCAGATATGGCCTgttacaaataaaatctattaaattatcattttttttattgtcacgatcaattttggctcctataagtacaatttgcatCACACACAGATTcttatgaataatttgattatagaaATTGCCGATAGTTCGTTGAAaaatcaggggtgtccgcaaggGGTGTGCTGGACCACCAAACTAtccaaatttctaaaataattatttcttcaaaaatatatttctaaaaaaaaattattaaattaatagctatagattttttttcacatttttcattttaaatatttataatttaatttttctcttcaaaaaaaaatttttatttcttaaaaaaaaaaaaaaaaaaaaaaaaaattaattttttaaattttttgtatatagctatagatttttttattttttttttcaaaaaatttaatatctataatttaatttttgtgaacaactgtggatttttaaaaaaattttgtgaatagttttggatttttgtaatttttttcataaatagctaaagattttttaaatttttttcctaaaattgtaatatttggaattttttggaaaaaaatttcattttttatgaacagctgtgaattttgaagaaaaaaaaatccaaaaaccaaactgagaatacaaatgtaatccacactcaattttgtggaaaaaaatcattcttgtttttctgttgatatacatataataatatataacttcatgATATatcagaataaatatatttgttaacagttatagatttaaaatataatgatacataaatatatagaaagaacttataacaataatacaaatgtaatgtaataatatgtaaaagtgAGGGCTTTGTGTGACAggtatacatacaaaaaagaaaaaaaaagaaggtaaaataCGATCGGAagattatttatggaatatttcaaataatatgtacgtaaatttaacatatacataaatatcagAATCCATGAAAAATCAATATGCTTAGAAAGAAGTTTATTATAGCTTGACGTGGAATTATCTATCTATTATAATTAAGGatatgaaaattgtctaaatcttcgtgaatgtatatcaaaaagaaaagtatatgatGGCAAGTTTGATACACAAGATATCTGCTGATAGGGATCACTTTAAAACTATAGTGTTggttagaaataattaatagagtttttcacgtgacgtcaacACTGTtaatgtcggccattttgggggcaTAACCAACCAAGttttattgtaatgaaaatatttttttctataatattaaggaaaatagtgaaatatTTGTTGGTCTAAATGGGACCATCAAATATAAGCAAAGAATTAGTGAGCGGCGATCAATTGAGCACCGCTCAAAATCCTCGAGCGAGAGCGCGTTTGTCATCCCATGGGACCGGACAAACACATATCcgcttttatttttaattcctttaacGTGAGAACTCTACTTGGTAAATCTGTAGGATTAAGAATACCTGGACAAAATCGGATAGATtaatcttgaatattttcaagtatttttactATTCGTTGTTCTTTCCAGATTTTACAGTGTTCTTTAACTCTCTGAAGATTGAGAAGGGAGTCTGTAAAGTATACTATATCTTTACTTGTGATAATTACCTTAAAAGTCCAACTCTAATTGTCATAAGTAGGGCAACTAGTTCTGCTCTTGCAATCGATAATGCATCCTCAATACGTGctcttttaaatagatttttggcATTATTGAGGTTTTTGAGAATGCAAGTTGTGATGTGAGCTTATTCTGTCCTGTTTTTGACACTATATAAGCTGCAactcccaaacttttttttaactccgtGACGCCAAAGATAGCAAGAAATTCAGTCGGATCCCAATCCATCTTGGAAACGAGAGATTTTAAAGATTTGTAGAGGTTCTTGATCGATAGTAGTTTACCACTATCCCCTTTTATTGTTTTGGTTGATAGGTTCTCATCCCAAGAAGTCTTATTGTAAAATAGCGTAGGTAGGATTTGTTTGAATTTCATTACAAACGGTATGTCAAATACTTGACTTGCAAGTGATATAATATCTCTACGAGTGATCTTCTCTGTATTTGCGACTCGTCAAAATGTAGGTTGggtggttattattattttttaattgcgttggaattttttttggcaaatctGTTTTCAATCAATTCATTATAAGCGTCATCCCCTAATGACATATTAGACGATATGATTAAAATTCATCCGAGCTATGTCTATTTAAAGTTCATAGGACGTCATTATACTTACATATCATGTTatgtgataaataatttatctgtgAAATGGTTCTTGACTGATTTTTTTGGACCGAattagaccaaatttttcctttggacccaTCTAGAGCAATTTTTTCATTCGGACCGATCTAAACCAAAGTTTTTATGATACTTGTCAAGACCGAGCTTTTTGTTGAAATAAGTTAGTTcggttcaacaaaaaatataactgt
The sequence above is drawn from the Lepeophtheirus salmonis chromosome 5, UVic_Lsal_1.4, whole genome shotgun sequence genome and encodes:
- the LOC121118063 gene encoding uncharacterized protein isoform X2 → MDWFTALSDITKAQDEISRLTDEVNSLDQLPILEDVSTLKTLEDNLKNYLDPWILRDLQSFTTTLNQDKKSSSSLPLPQKYQETFVQDFKKLIELHENIRRNRNNKFWLINQDWAKIAEEFKTLEVRFLRMEAQIDKKSYLLEKK